Proteins from a genomic interval of Chitinophagales bacterium:
- a CDS encoding alpha/beta hydrolase yields MQFSTWKQTGKYFTYKEKHSIFYQEAGTGEVLILLHGFPTASWDWHKIWQPLSEKYRLIAPDFIGFGYSDKPQKYNYSIHDQADLIEALAAHLELQKVHILAHDYGDTVLQELLARDIDRRKANISTGLQLQSIVLLNGGLFPETHLARPIQKALLSPFGFMLTPFLSKKMLRKTFHQIFGKETPPSEKEMDEFYTLMDFKKGQRIFHKLIHYMTNRIQHRERWVAALQNSPAPIRIIDGAADPISGEHMTKRYTELVENADIVLLKEIGHYPQTEAPERVLVAYLEFRK; encoded by the coding sequence ATGCAATTCTCTACTTGGAAACAAACAGGTAAATACTTCACCTACAAAGAAAAACACTCTATTTTTTACCAAGAAGCAGGTACAGGTGAAGTGCTGATTTTGCTACATGGTTTTCCGACTGCTTCATGGGATTGGCACAAAATCTGGCAACCTCTTTCAGAAAAATACCGCTTGATTGCTCCTGATTTCATTGGATTTGGCTATTCCGACAAACCTCAAAAATACAACTATTCGATTCACGATCAAGCAGATTTGATTGAAGCATTGGCAGCACATTTGGAACTGCAAAAGGTACATATTTTGGCACACGATTATGGAGATACCGTTCTACAGGAATTATTGGCGAGAGACATTGACCGAAGAAAAGCAAACATTTCAACAGGTTTGCAGCTCCAAAGCATTGTGCTATTGAATGGTGGACTGTTTCCCGAAACACATTTGGCGAGGCCGATTCAAAAGGCATTATTGAGTCCTTTTGGTTTTATGCTGACTCCTTTTTTAAGCAAAAAAATGCTGCGAAAAACTTTTCACCAGATTTTTGGCAAAGAAACACCTCCGAGTGAAAAAGAAATGGATGAATTTTACACTTTGATGGACTTCAAAAAAGGGCAGCGAATTTTCCACAAATTGATTCATTATATGACCAATCGAATCCAACATCGAGAGCGTTGGGTAGCAGCACTTCAAAATTCTCCTGCTCCCATACGAATCATTGATGGAGCAGCTGACCCTATTTCGGGTGAACACATGACCAAACGTTATACTGAATTGGTGGAGAACGCAGATATTGTTTTATTGAAGGAAATCGGGCATTATCCCCAAACAGAAGCTCCCGAACGGGTTTTGGTTGCCTATTTGGAATTTCGCAAATAG
- a CDS encoding diacylglycerol kinase family lipid kinase produces MNWSVIINPTAGGGKAEKQWHQKIAPLLQQKNIFHQTAFTQSAGHASKLTQQLIETGSRHILAVGGDGTFHEVANGIMNQTIVASTEITFAVIPVGTGNDWIRSLEIPSELEAAIHILQNGTTFLQDIGLVTFMNQYKEQEHRYFINVAGAGFDGYVAYRMGKSLKRFGQFTYFWELLKGIVSFQNIPIQLQSGSFQSDTPIFMLNVGIGKYLGSGMKVVPNAVLDDGLFDVTFIEKASKMEVLGQLNGLYDGSFIHFHKVKYFQTTQISIEATGKTLLYVQADGELLGFAPLQFEILPKMLKVLR; encoded by the coding sequence ATGAACTGGTCTGTAATCATCAACCCTACGGCTGGAGGTGGCAAAGCCGAAAAACAATGGCATCAAAAAATTGCTCCTTTGCTACAACAAAAAAACATCTTCCACCAAACGGCATTTACCCAATCGGCAGGTCATGCAAGCAAACTCACTCAGCAACTCATTGAAACAGGTAGCCGCCATATATTGGCTGTTGGGGGCGATGGCACTTTTCACGAGGTGGCGAATGGCATCATGAATCAGACGATTGTAGCTTCTACTGAGATTACTTTTGCAGTCATTCCCGTTGGAACAGGCAATGATTGGATTCGCAGTTTGGAGATTCCTTCTGAGCTTGAAGCAGCTATTCATATTCTACAAAATGGCACTACCTTTTTGCAGGATATTGGTTTGGTTACATTTATGAATCAGTATAAGGAGCAAGAACATCGGTATTTTATCAATGTAGCAGGAGCAGGTTTTGACGGGTATGTTGCCTATCGGATGGGTAAATCCCTCAAACGATTTGGTCAATTTACTTATTTTTGGGAGTTGTTGAAGGGGATTGTTTCTTTTCAAAATATACCCATACAACTGCAAAGCGGTTCATTTCAGTCCGATACACCTATTTTTATGCTCAATGTAGGGATTGGTAAATATTTGGGTAGTGGTATGAAAGTTGTTCCTAATGCTGTATTAGATGACGGCCTTTTTGATGTCACCTTCATCGAAAAAGCCAGTAAAATGGAGGTTTTAGGGCAACTCAATGGTTTGTATGATGGCAGTTTTATTCACTTTCATAAGGTGAAATATTTTCAAACAACCCAAATTTCCATTGAAGCAACAGGTAAAACGCTCCTATATGTACAAGCCGATGGAGAATTGTTGGGTTTTGCTCCACTTCAATTTGAGATTTTACCGAAGATGTTGAAGGTATTGCGATAG